A genomic region of Megalobrama amblycephala isolate DHTTF-2021 linkage group LG6, ASM1881202v1, whole genome shotgun sequence contains the following coding sequences:
- the pofut2 gene encoding GDP-fucose protein O-fucosyltransferase 2, with protein MANKRGTAVPVLFHRILRYFSVLTLTVLSYKLTSASDDDAFRAGQSMLSPVAAASRDVRYLLYDVNPPEGFNLRRDVYIRMASLLKTLRKEGDWVLVLPPWGRLYHWQSPDIHQVRIPWGEFFSVTSLQANIPVIEYEEFIAESGGPFIDQILVLQSYAEGWTDGKWEEKVDERPCIERLMYSKDKQGYYRGWFWGYEETRALNVTCLSAQGHASILAPVLQNNLTAMSVMLDRAETVLHDHYAGKDYWDTRRSMVFAKHLRIIGDEFRAKYLNSTDKQDQTPYNEDWTRIKNRLGSAKGGPYLGVHLRRKDFIWGHRDDVPSLKGAVKKIRSLMKKHKLQQVFVATDADEEDLAKLKRMLPEMVRYEPTWEDLELLKDGGVAIIDQWICAHARYFIGTSVSTFSFRIHEEREILGFDPKTTYNRFCGDDENECEQPTHWKIVY; from the exons ATGGCGAACAAGAGGGGAACAGCTGTGCCTGTCCTCTTCCATCGTATTTTACGTTATTTTTCAGTATTAACCCTCACTGTTTTATCCTATAAATTAACATCGGCCTCAGATGACGATGCGTTTCGCGCCGGGCAGTCGATGCTGTCTCCGGTGGCTGCAGCATCACGGGATGTTCG ATACCTCCTGTATGATGTGAATCCACCTGAGGGTTTCAATCTGCGCCGGGATGTGTACATTCGCATGGCCTCTTTGCTGAAGACATTGAGGAAAGAAGGCGACTGGGTGCTAGTGTTGCCTCCATGGGGTCGCCTGTATCACTGGCAGAGCCCTGATATACATCAGGTTCGCATCCCCTGGGGGGAATTCTTCAGCGTGACCAGCCTGCAGGCTAACATACCAGTCATTGAGTATGAGGAATTCATTGCTG AGTCTGGAGGTCCCTTCATTGACCAGATCCTTGTGCTGCAGAGCTATGCAGAGGGCTGGACAGATGGGAAATGGGAGGAGAAGGTGGATGAACGACCGTGCATTGAAAGACTGATGTACTCAAAGGACAAACAGGGCTATTACAG AGGTTGGTTTTGGGGTTATGAGGAGACCAGAGCATTGAATGTCACCTGTTTATCTGCTCAGGGACATGCCTCTATTTTGGCCCCTGTTCTACAAAACAACTTAACAGCCAT GTCAGTAATGCTTGACAGAGCTGAGACTGTCCTTCATGATCACTATGCTGGGAAGGACTACTGGGAT ACACGGCGAAGTATGGTGTTTGCCAAACACTTGCGTATTATAGGAGACGAGTTTAGGGCCAAGTATCTCAACTCCACAGATAAACAGGACCAGACACCATACAACGAGGACTGGACCCGAATTAAA AACAGGTTGGGCAGTGCTAAGGGAGGCCCTTACCTGGGAGTCCACTTACGTAGGAAGGACTTCATCTGGGGTCACAGAGATGATGTGCCTagccttaaaggtgcagtgaaGAAGATCCGTAGCCTCATGAAGAAGCACAAGCTTCAGCAAGTCTTTGTTGCCACCGATGCAGACGAAGAAG acCTTGCTAAACTGAAAAGGATGCTTCCTGAGATGGTTCGATACGAGCCCACCTGGGAGGACCTCGAGCTCCTGAAAGATGGAGGGGTGGCCATCATAGACCAGTGGATCTGTGCCCATGCAAG GTATTTCATTGGGACATCAGTTTCAACCTTCTCTTTCAGAATACACGAGGAAAGAGAAATCCTAGGTTTTGATCCTAAAACCACCTATAACCGATTCTGTGGTGACGATGAGAACGAATGTGAACAGCCAACACACTGGAAAATTGTCTACTAA